The Sesamum indicum cultivar Zhongzhi No. 13 linkage group LG6, S_indicum_v1.0, whole genome shotgun sequence genome has a segment encoding these proteins:
- the LOC105163248 gene encoding basic 7S globulin-like, translating to MSTFVLFCLLSLFFGVAFPAFLAPITTDLPSKKYMLRIYLKTPPQPANLLLDISASFSTLVYCSHSHYSSFGSTSCKLRSASPGPVCSSDSLSMPVTDGRNPGQLGEIPGFIFACGKRSLRKGLVKGAAGLAGLGRSNLSIPAQVSSFSSENLVFALCLSGSPSAPGVAFFGSGGPYYFLPEIDLSKFLNYTPLLSDPAGSGSTVINYSNPSNEYFIGLTAIKVNGKAVKFNQTLLSIDEKGFGGTKLSTVTPYTSLHSTIYRALTEAFVNESAALNLTITQPVKPFNVCYNADEVMSTRIGPAVPTVDFVLQDDDVIWRIFGWNSMFRIFRDGVDLYCLGFLDGGPNPRSSIVIGGHQMDDNLLQFDLQSNRLGFSSSLLVHGTMCANFNFTTNNNLR from the coding sequence ATGTCGACTTTCGTTCTCTTCtgtcttctttctctcttctttggAGTTGCATTTCCAGCCTTCTTAGCACCCATTACGACAGACTTGCCCAGTAAAAAGTACATGCTGAGAATTTACCTAAAAACCCCTCCACAGCCCGCAAATTTACTTCTTGACATCAGCGCTTCCTTCAGTACTTTAGTCTACTGTAGTCACAGCCATTACAGCTCCTTCGGCTCCACTTCATGCAAACTTAGGTCTGCTTCTCCCGGTCCGGTTTGTTCCAGTGACTCGCTTTCTATGCCCGTAACCGACGGCCGGAATCCGGGTCAACTTGGTGAGATTCCGGGGTTCATATTTGCATGTGGCAAAAGGTCTTTACGCAAAGGCCTTGTTAAGGGTGCTGCCGGTTTAGCCGGTCTGGGCCGGTCTAATTTGTCGATCCCGGCGCAAGTCAGCAGTTTTTCCTCTGAGAACTTGGTGTTTGCGCTTTGCTTGTCCGGTTCACCCTCGGCTCCTGGGGTGGCGTTTTTCGGTTCAGGTGGCCCGTATTACTTTCTTCCCGAAATTGACCTCTCAAAATTCCTTAATTACACCCCACTCCTGTCGGATCCAGCTGGTAGTGGGAGCACGGTAATAAATTACTCCAACCCCTCGAACGAGTATTTTATTGGTTTGACGGCAATAAAAGTCAACGGGAAGGCCGTGAAGTTCAATCAGACGCTTCTGAGCATTGATGAGAAGGGATTTGGTGGGACCAAGTTGAGCACGGTAACTCCATACACCTCGCTGCACTCTACAATTTACCGGGCATTGACTGAGGCGTTTGTCAATGAATCAGCTGCGCTCAATCTCACTATAACACAACCTGTAAAGCCATTCAACGTTTGCTACAATGCGGATGAGGTTATGAGTACGCGCATAGGACCGGCAGTTCCCACCGTGGATTTTGTGCTGCAAGATGATGATGTGATTTGGAGAATTTTTGGGTGGAATTCAATGTTCAGAATCTTTCGTGATGGTGTGGATCTCTACTGTTTGGGATTTTTGGATGGTGGGCCTAACCCAAGATCGTCGATCGTGATTGGAGGGCACCAAATGGACGATAACTTGTTACAATTTGATCTGCAGTCCAACAGGCTAGGGTTTAGTTCTTCCCTTTTAGTACATGGTACGATGTGCGCtaactttaattttacaaCCAACAATAACTTGAGATAG